From the Triticum urartu cultivar G1812 chromosome 4, Tu2.1, whole genome shotgun sequence genome, the window CACGATCCCCTTCCCGCCCTTCCCCAGCACGTACGCCGACGACCGCAGCAGCTCGTCCAGCTCCATCCGGAACCCCTTGTCGATCGCCACCAGCTCTCCGtcctcgccgcccccgcccccgcccccggaACCGTTGCCGCGTTTCTTCTCGCCGTCGCCCCCGGCGTCCGACCCTTCCGACGAGTCCCCGCACGTGTTTGCGCGCATGCACGGGCAGAAGAAGAGCCCTCGCCCCTCCTCGTcttcgtcgtcgccgccgccgtccccgcGCCGGTCGCGCAGCTTCCAGTATATGTACACCACGATGACCCCGATGAGGGCCACGCCGGCCGCGTCGGCGACCGAGATGAGCACGATCAGGCTGGTCTTCATCGGCTGGCTAGGGCCGCCGCCGGCGCTGCCGCCGGAGCCGGTGGTGGTCGGAGGCGGCGTGGAGGAGGATGCCGACGGCGGGGCCGCGCGGCAGGGGACCTGGAGCGGGAAGCCGCAGAGGCCGGGGTTGTTGAGGAAGGCCGTGGGGCCCTGGCTGGCGAGGGACCCGGACTGCGGTATCTCGCCGGAGAGGTTGTTGAAGCGGAGGTCGAGGGTGACGGTCGCCGGGAGACGCCCTAGCTCCGGCGGCACCGCGCCGGAGAGGCGGTTGCGGGAAACGTTGAGCGTGCCGGCCAGCGCCTGGAGCTTGCCGAGCTCAGGCGGGATGGCGCCCGTGAGGGAGTTGGACGACAGGTCGAGCAGCTGCAGGCTCTCCATCTGCGGCAAGGCGGCTGCCGGGATGCGGCCCGAGAACCCGTTGTTGGCAAGGAGCAGCCGCTGTAGCTGCCTGCAGCGCCCGAGCGCCGGCGGGAGCGGGCCGGCGAGCGCGTTCTTGGAGAGGTCGAGGTTCTGCAGGCGCGGGAGGTCGCAGAGGAACGCCGGGAAGGCGCCGGTGAGGTTGTTGTCGTAGAGGAAGACGGAGCGCAGGGACGTGGCGTTGGAGAGCGCCGGCGGCACGGCGCCGGACAGCCGGTTGCCGTGGAGGTTGAGCCGGCGGAGGAGGGAGAGCGAGCCGAGCTCGGGCGGGAGGCGGCCGGAGAGGTTCTTCCCGGCGACGGCCAGGCCCGCCACGCGCGCCTCGGTGGAGGAGGTGTTGACGCAGGCCACCCCCGGCCAGCGGCACGGGTCCGTGTCGTTGGCCGACCACGCGGACAGCGCGGAGGTCGGGTCGTCGGTCACCGCGGCCTTGAAGGCCAGCAGCGCGAGCCCGTCCGGCGACAGCGGCGCCGCCGGCGGCGACGCGGCCAGCACGAGCAGCAGCGCCGGCAGGAGGAGGATTCCAAGCGAGGAGTGCGGCAGGCTCCTCATCTACGATACCAAAGCTGGTTCTTTGCTCTGTGTTTCGTTCAGAAATGTGCAACAATAATCGTGTCAGCGCGTGTACTCCactgagggagagagagagggttgGTTGTGGATGCGCCCGGTTGGCGAAGCGTATTTAAGGCCTGACTGACACAGGTGGGCAGGCATGCATGGCGGGGCCAAATTGCATGCACGGCAGCTactattcctaaatatttgtctttctaaacatttcaaatgactactacatgCGAATGTATGTAGAtatattttaaagtgtagattcattcattttgtttcgtatgtagtcatttattaaaatgcctagaaagacaactatttagaaacggagggagtactaccaACTATGGATCCGCGCATGCTGCTGATTAGCAAGCTCAATGATGCTTACAATAGTGGTCAGTGTGCTACTGTTTCTGTTGAGGTTCAACTCTCTTTTCTGTTAGTATCTTTTCCCACCCACGCGCTGACACGGGCTGGGAAGGGATGGAGCAAAGCTTGGGAGAGGTTGGTGACGCAGTGATGCCTGTGAGAAGTGGTAGTGAGGAGGTGGTTACGGTGGTGGCCCGGCCAGGCATGGGAGCGAGCGGCGGTGGAGGGGAGTAGAAGGGAAGCAAAGCCGAGGTGGGAAGCAAATGATGTTTTCTGTGTGGCCAAGGAGGGAGTAGATGGACTACTAATTCGTGCGCACCGGAGTTGAGTTTTGAGTGGCACCATCACCCTTTATTTGTTTATCTTTTGTCCCCTAAAAAAAATTTGTTTATCTTTTGTGGGGGGTCGGTTGATTGGAGTGAAAGCTAAACAACAACCAGCGTCAGCGTTTCATCAGGTCAGAAGTCAAAACTGCCTCTTCTTCCTTTCATGCATTGCAAGCCAACGGCTGTTGCTGGCTGCGTTGTGGGGCGACTTGGAGCAGATAGAATAGAAGCCGTTAGAAACATGTATGGGACGGCCATCAACAGCTGACGGCGATCTTTGGTACCTACGCCATGCACAGCTACGTCCTGACCACGAGCCCGTAACGGACTCCACGTGCACCGTTTTCGCTTTTCATCGCCGTCACAAAAGGGTGAGGTTGGCACCGAGAAGCAGTAGTGGGCTGGCAGCAATCCCGAGTTATCAGGTTGCAGCAAACACAAGCTACATAAGTGGCACAAGGATAGCACTCTTGATTGATTATGGCATGGGTGATTTTCAGCATCATTTGCACCGATTAAGAACAATAAACTATAGCGCGGATAAAGGGGATAAAAAGTGCAGGATCGTATTGCTGCCAGCTTGTAACTTGAGGAGGAGAGGTTGGAAATGGAAAGTACACATGAGGAGAGGTGTGTGGTGTGCATCGGTCTTTTGCCACACATTGCCTGCTTCAACACAACGTATCGCGCTATCTTGCGACTCAGGCCATGTAAAAAAAACCTTGCCTTTCAAACCAGACCCATGGCATGCCAACTTCTTGGCTTTGTTCGGTTGCGTGTGGATCCGAGGGGATTGAAAAGGTTCGAGAGAGATTTAAACCTCTTATAAGTCAAAATACATCTGAATCCTTGCCAATCCCCTCCAATC encodes:
- the LOC125550619 gene encoding receptor protein kinase-like protein ZAR1 → MRSLPHSSLGILLLPALLLVLAASPPAAPLSPDGLALLAFKAAVTDDPTSALSAWSANDTDPCRWPGVACVNTSSTEARVAGLAVAGKNLSGRLPPELGSLSLLRRLNLHGNRLSGAVPPALSNATSLRSVFLYDNNLTGAFPAFLCDLPRLQNLDLSKNALAGPLPPALGRCRQLQRLLLANNGFSGRIPAAALPQMESLQLLDLSSNSLTGAIPPELGKLQALAGTLNVSRNRLSGAVPPELGRLPATVTLDLRFNNLSGEIPQSGSLASQGPTAFLNNPGLCGFPLQVPCRAAPPSASSSTPPPTTTGSGGSAGGGPSQPMKTSLIVLISVADAAGVALIGVIVVYIYWKLRDRRGDGGGDDEDEEGRGLFFCPCMRANTCGDSSEGSDAGGDGEKKRGNGSGGGGGGGEDGELVAIDKGFRMELDELLRSSAYVLGKGGKGIVYKVVVGNGTTPVAVRRLGGGTAAPERYKEFAAEAGAVGRVRHANVVRLRAYYWSPDEKLVVTDFINNGNLASALRGRSGQPSLSWSLRLRIAKGAARGLAHLHECSPRRYVHGEVKPSNILLDADYNALVSDFGLARLLTIAGCADAAGAGAGGIMGCALPYVKPPAPDRPNAYRAPEARVPGSRPSQKSDVYSFGVLLLELLTGRSPEQASPSGSSASFSGPGAAAAAEGQQAPEIVRWVRQGFEDARPLSELADDAVLRDAGARKEVVAAFHVALGCVEADLERRPRMKAVADSLDKIGS